A part of Phoenix dactylifera cultivar Barhee BC4 chromosome 2, palm_55x_up_171113_PBpolish2nd_filt_p, whole genome shotgun sequence genomic DNA contains:
- the LOC103714582 gene encoding uncharacterized protein LOC103714582, protein MSSPARSSASATSAGGQGAVAAATPASLTEIFLLPLSHRAHLPSHDRKAEAARRNLPILLQPALIPPPSFSFSVKFASLRIFLFPSLFIILESSAPFFLCCDYFSDSIRSLGIPALKSELVASLQKEVKSLDEDSWSFARTRSHKFTFISRPGTLDFFCQLCLSCIQTQATTLISASLSGRIPG, encoded by the exons ATGAGCTCGCCGGCGAGATCATCGGCGTCGGCGACAAGCGCGGGGGGGCAGGGGGCGGTGGCAGCGGCAACGCCGGCTTCGTTGACAGAGATCTTCCTCTTACCACTTTCCCACAGAGCTCATCTCCCGTCCCATGACCGCAAGGCGGAAGCCGCTCGCCGTAATCTTCCAATCCTATTGCAACCAGCCCTTATTCCACCtccctccttttccttttctgtaAAGTTTGCATCTTTACGGattttcctatttccttctctaTTCATAATTCTTGAATCGAGCGCgcctttttttc TTTGTTGTGATTATTTTTCTGATTCAATTCGTTCCTTGGGTATTCCAGCATTGAAATCGGAATTGGTGGCCTCACTTCAGAAGGAGGTAAAATCCTTGGACGAAGACAGTTGGAGTTTTGCTCGCACTCGCTCCCataaatttacttttatttCGAGACCCGGTAC TTTGGATTTCTTCTGTCAGCTCTGTCTAAGCTGTATCCAAACACAGGCAACAACTTTAATATCAGCCAGCTTGAGTGGACGAATACCTGGTTAA